The region CCCGATGTGGCGCGCGAGGTAGACCGCGTCGCCCGAGGTCTGGAGCACGTTGCCGAAGATGACCTGATCGATCTGCTTCGGGTCGACCTTCGAGCGCTCGAGCGCACCTTTCGCCGCGATGACGCCAAGGTCCGTCGCCGAGGTGTCGCGCAGCGCGCCTCCGAACGTGCCGAATGGAGTGCGCGCGCCGTCGATGAGAACGATGTCTTTCATACCTTCATTGTCCCACTCGCCAGTCGGTCGCTCGACAGGAAGCCGATATCGAGGGGCGAACGGCCCGAGATGGTGAGGTCCGCGAGGATCTCGCCGACCGCGCTGGCGAACTTGAAGCCGTGACCCGAGCATGCCGATGCGTAGGTGACGGGCCCGTCCCGGTCGATGATGAAGTGCCCGTCGGGGCTGTTCGTGTACAGGCATACCGTCGCGCTGCGTCGCTCGCCGTTCGCGAGCGGCATCCGTCGGCGCAGCCACGCGCGCACTCGTTCTTCGTCCCGTGAGCTCGGCTCGCGGTCGACGGAGTCCGGATCGACGCGGTCACCGAAGTGGAGCCCTGCCATCTTCAGTCCGTTGCCCGGGTCGTACGGAAACCCGTAGTAGAGGCGGTCGGTGTCTTCGACGATGTACACGGGCAGCTTCGCGAACGCCTCAAGCTCGGCGCGTGGCTCGAACCAGAACAGCACGTTGCGCTCGACCCACAGGTGGGGCGCGAGATGCGGGAGCAGACGCGAGAGCCACGAACCTGCGGCGATCACCAGGCGCTGGCATCGATAGCTACCTTGCGCAGAGAACACGCGCACGCCGTCACCGTCGTGCTCCCAGC is a window of Candidatus Limnocylindria bacterium DNA encoding:
- a CDS encoding FAD-dependent oxidoreductase — translated: EVLDNAELRRRYPLFEIDREWIGLFDAQAGWLAPERAVETHLRLAERNGATLRFTEPIERWEHDGDGVRVFSAQGSYRCQRLVIAAGSWLSRLLPHLAPHLWVERNVLFWFEPRAELEAFAKLPVYIVEDTDRLYYGFPYDPGNGLKMAGLHFGDRVDPDSVDREPSSRDEERVRAWLRRRMPLANGERRSATVCLYTNSPDGHFIIDRDGPVTYASACSGHGFKFASAVGEILADLTISGRSPLDIGFLSSDRLASGTMKV